The genomic interval GCCGCCGTTGCGAAGTTTGTTGCCAGCCAGCGCATATTTCGTCAGGTGATCGAGGATCGTTCCCTTCGTCACGCCTTGGCGTTCCATCAACGTTTGAATCGTTGCGCCTTCGTTGAATGATTCTCCAACAATGCGTGTCCGTTCGCCAAGCGATTCCCCTCTCCCTGAGGGGGAGGGGCTGGGGGTGAGGGTGATCTCTTTCAACTCATGGTTTTTACAAAACGATTGTATGACTTCCAAAAACGCCTCGCCATATTGACTTAACTTCACCTGCCCCACGCCTGAAATTTTCAACAAACTCTCGCGCGATTGCGGATAATACGCCGCCATCTCCGTCAGCGTTCTATCGGAGAAAATCACATACGGCGGGACTCCATCCGCGTCTGCCATCTCTTTTCGTTTTTGACGAAGAATGGCAAACAGCGCGTGATTGTATTCGATGCCCACTTTCCTCTTTCCATCTTTCTTCGCCCTCTCCGCTTCTTGCACGACGCCGAAAACTGGTTCTCTTTTCTTCAGCGACTCCAACGCCTTGACCGTGAGACTCAGCGTGTGATACTCGCCCTCCTGTTTGAGGTAGCCCATACTCAAGAGTTGACGGGCGATGTGCATCCATTGTTTCTTTGTCAATTCTTCGCCGATTCCGTATGTGGATAATTTGTCGTGTCCCCAGCGGATCACCTTTTCGTTTTTCGAGCCGAGCAAAATATCCACGATGTGACCCGCGCCGAATTTCTCGTCCGCGCGTTTGACGCAGGAAAGGAACTTCTGCGCGTACACAGTGATGTCGGCGAGCGGAGTCGGGGCGGAGGTGCAGTTGTCGCAGTTGGAGCAGTTGTCGGCTTCGTAGGATTCGCCGAAGTAGTTGAGGAGCGGCTTGCGTCGGCACGTGCGTTCATCCTCCGCAAAACTCACGATGGCGTTCAAGTGTTGAATGGCGACGCGTTTTTCGTCGCCTTCTTTTTGGTCAATGAAATAGTTGATCTTGACGACATCCGAATAATTGTAGAGCAATGTGCAAAACGCGGGCAAGCCGTCGCGTCCCGCGCGCCCGATCTCTTGATAATAACTTTCAACGCTCTTGGGCAGATCGAAGTGAATGACGAAGCGCACATTGGGCTTGTTGATGCCCATGCCGAACGCGACGGTGGCAACAATGATTTGCACGTCGTCGCGGATGAACGCTTCTTGATTCTTTTTTCGGTCGGCATCTTCCAGCCCCGCATGATACGGACGCGCGGAATATTTTTTCGAGGCGAGATACGCGGCGAGTTCATCCACTTGTTTACGCGAGAAACAATAGATGATGCCCGATTGGTCTTTGTAGCGGTCGAGCAGTTCGATCACCTGACCGACTGGCTCGCGCTTGGGAATGACCTCGATGTACAAATTCTCGCGGTTGAAACTGGCGACAAATTCATTCGTTGTCGAAAACTTAAGCGTGTTGCGAATATCCTGCCGAACTCTCGACGTTGCGGTTGCCGTTAATGCCAAACAAACCGCTTTCGGAAATCTTTTTCTCACCTCAACGAGTTGACGATATTCAGGGCGGAAGTCGTGTCCCCACTCGGAGATGCAGTGCGCCTCGTCAATGGTGATGCAATCCACTTGGACCGAATCGAGAAGCGAGAGGATGCGTTGCGTGAGAAGCGTTTCAGGCGCGACGTAAAGTAACTTCACTTCACCATTGCGCACATGATCCATGCTCTCTTGATATGCCTGCGGCGACAATGTACTGTTGATGAACAGCGACGGCACGCCGAACGCGCGTAGTTGCTCCACTTGATCTTTCATCAACGAGATCAGCGGCGAGACGACGACGGTGAGTCCGTCAAACATCAACGATGGGATTTGATAACACAACGATTTCCCTCCGCCCGTCGGCATGACGGCGAGCGTGTCTTTGCGCGACAATACATTTTCGATCACGTCTTGCTGAAGCGGGCGGAATGTATCGTAGCCGAAGGTCTGTTTGAGGATGGAGGCGGGGGAGGGCATGAGCAAAGTATACCCGCGATAGGGGTTCCATAAAACCAAACTGGCTCGATGTTTCCTTGTGGAACCGAGTTAACTATTTTGAAGGGTGAGACGTTATTTTTTTTACAACCAGATAATACTTTAGTTACAAGCGTCGTGGAAAATAGGGGAAAGCATGGTTGGTTTTTTTGCCAAGACGCCATGCCGAATCACAAGGAGATCAACCTCATGCGCACGCTCAAACGAACTTCCCTTTTCTTTGCCGTTCTACTGTTCGCGTCGTTGGCTTGCGGACTACCCGCCGCGTCAGCGACTCCCCCCTCGGCGGAGACTCCGCCCGCCGAAGCGGCGACCAGCCTGCCCGTCGAAAATGAAGCGGGCTCCGCCATCCTGCTCTTCGATATCGGAATGCACATCGAACCGATGGGCGAAACGGCGCAAGGATTTCCGAGCGGCAAATCGGATTATCACAAGCCGCAATTTTTCGAGAGACACGTGGAGGATATGCTGACCCTAGCCCAGATCGTCGAAGCGCACGGCGGGCGCATGACGATTCAAGCGCAGAGTCCGTTCACGACGGTGGCGATTGAATCGGGCAATACCATTCTTGCCGACCTCGCCGCGCGCGGACATGAACTCGCCCTGCACTTCCACGAAGACGCGCATCTCGGGAAAAATCCCGAGCCGCTTTCCGTTCAGCAATGGTGCGATGTGATGAAGGAAGAGATCAGTTACATTATGCAGGCGGGCGGCGTGAGCGACATCCGTTATTGGAGCGGCGGCAATTTGTATCCGAATTTGTACGAAGCCGCCGAATGCGCGGGCTTGGATGTGAACAGCGATTGGAAGAGTCCCGCTACGCAGTCCACCGACATGTCGCTGATCGGCGTGAACCCCTGGCGACCCGCAGGCGGAACCGACGGCGCGGACTTCACGCTCTTCACGCAACACGATCCAAACGGCGCAATCGTCTTTTTGCCCGAAGGTCAATACGATAAAGAAAATTTCGCGTCCATGCGCCGAAGCGATGACGCGGGCGGAGACGAAGCCTATTTTGAATATCTCAAAGAGAGTCTCTACGCCTCGCTTTCAGCCGCGCAAGCGGGCAAGGTCAACGTCTTTCATTTCACCGTTCATCCTGGCGAATTTCTTGGCGACCCGCAAGATCCCTTCGGCGTGATCGAACGCTTCCTCACCGAAGTCGTTGATCCCCTCGTCGCCAGCGGACAGGTCCAATGGGCAACCTATTCCCAAATGGCGGATGCGTACGCGGCAAAGTAACGCAAAATTTATTTTGCGCCTTGCAATGGCAAATTGAAATTTGCCGTACGAAGGAATTCCACATGAAAAAGATTTTCCTCGCCCTGACCTTGCTCTCCCTTCTTGCTTTTGCCTGCGCCCCAACGACGCCTCTTTCTCCGCCTCAACCTGATTCAGTTTCCCCAACCGATTCCCCACTTGACACCTCGCACCTGAAACTTGAAACCCCCGCCTACATCTCCTTCATCATCAACGTCCATGATTGGGTTCACGCCGACGAAAGCGCCGACACCCTCTTACAACTCGTTGACCTCTTCGAGAAATACAACGCGCGCGGAGATTTCTACTTCACCGCCGAAGTCACCCGCGCGCTGGCGGAGAATCATCCCGAAGTGATCGAGCGCCTCAAAAACTCGAACATGACCATCAGTTACCACGTCCGCCCGCCGCACCCGCTGTACACAGGATTCGACTCGCGTTTGGATGGATTGAGCGACGATGCGTTGTATCAAACCCTGCTCGATTACGAAACCTATGCCTTGAATCTCGAAACAGGCGAACTCGATAGATCACAGCCTGGCGGGTATGCCTACGTGGCGCAAGTCTTTGGGCGCAATCCCATCGTCGCACCCGCGCCCAACAGCGGCAAACTCAAAGACGCGGCGCAGAAAGTCTATGCCTCGCTCGGCGCGCAGATGACCTTGCTGTATCACGAGGAAGGCACAACACTCGAACAGCCGTTTGAATTCGTCAACGGACTGCTCGTGCGCCCCAGCGACTTCAGCGTGACGCGCGTCACCTCGGTGGACGATAGCGACAGATTCTGGTGGAACTTCGTGACGAGTCCCGACGCGGCGAAATACAACCCGACAAAGATGTTGCATGATCGACTCGCCGAATGGGTACGACAAACTTCCAATTTGTCCCCAAGCCGCGCGCCATTCATCACCGCATTGATTCACGAAAACAACTTCTATCGCAGTGGACCCGAAGGCTGGAAATCGTTTTACTACGACATGAACGGCGTGAAGAAAGGCGATCCGCTCTCGCCGCCGTATAACCTGTCCGAGTCCGACCCATCCACGCTGCGGACAGAGGCAGACCAAGCCGCCATCTTCGCCGCATATGAAGAGCTGGTTGCCTACGCCGCCGCGCATCTGACGGTGGTCACGTCGGAGGATATTTTGAAGATGGCGAAGTAATGTGCCGCAAAGTTCACTTTGCGCATGAAGTGCAAAATAAATTTTGCGGTACAAAAAGTTCGCTTTGCGCATGAGGCGCAAAATAAATTTTGCGGTACAAAAGGAAAAAATGAAACGATTAACTTTATTCATCACACTATTGGTTGTCGTCTCGTTGGCGTGCAGTGCGAGTCAGAGTCAGCCGTCGGCGGCGACTCAGCCTGCCGAAACAGCGACCAGCCTCCCCGCTGAAAACGAAGCGGGAACTTCATCCAGTACATTTGACTCATCCAAACTTGGCACAGTCGAAAGCGACGTCACGTATTGCACGGTGGATGGAGTCGCGTTGAAGATGGATGTGTATTATCCGTTTGAAGAGCATGGGCGCTTTGCCGTTGCGATGTATGTGCATGGCGGCGGGTGGAGTTCGGGCGATAAGGCAAAAGGCGCAGGCGCGGCGGATATTCCCGCGTTACAGCAGGCTGGCTTTCTGGTCGTGTCGGTGAATTATCGTCTTGCGCCTGAATATGAATTCCCCGCGATGATCGAAGATGTGAAGTGCGCCGTGCGTTCGTTGCGCGCCCATGCCGACGAGTACAACCTCGACCCGAATCGCATCGGCGTGTATGGCGGAAGCGCGGGCGGGCATTTGGTTGCCATGCTCGGCACAACCGATGAAAGCGCGGGCTTCGATGTGGGCGAGTATTTGGAATATTCCAGCCGCGTGCAGGCGGTGGTGGATATGTTCGGTCCTGCCGATTTGACGGTTGATTTTGAAGGCGGCGGCGAAACCGTCCGACGCGCGTTCGGCGATTTTGACCTCGCCCTCGCCAGCCCAGTGACGTATGTGAGCGCCGACGACCCTCCGTTTTTGATTTTGCATGGCGAAGAGGATGCGCTCGTGCCGATCGCGCAATCGGAGGACCTGCTCGCCAAGTTGCAAGCGGCGGGCGTGCAAGCGGAACTTGTGCCGGTTGCCAATGCGGGACATGGCTTCAAGCCTGTGAGCGGAGAGATCAGCCCTTCGCGCGAGGAGATTTCACAGATGATTGTGGCATTTTTTGAGGACGCGTTGAGGGAATAGATGCCGCAGGCACGACGGTGCGAGACGACAGAGCGCGCAGAGAACCTTGAGATTTTTTCTCAACGAACTCTGCGTTCTCTGTGGCGAAGAATGGTTTTTTATTTTCTCGATCGGGCGCTCCCTATTAGGGTAATCGCATTTGGATTTTTTGTCCGCTAATCCTCACGAATTCACGCTAACCTTTCTCGGAAAAATTCGCGCAGATTAGCGGATTCGAAGGCAAAACACCGTGTTTTGAGTCTCGAGATTTTCAAATGCGATTACCCTACGCTCCCTATGGGATCGCCTCATCCGGCAAAATGTTATAATCGCATCATCCTATGCTAAAACGCCTGCATGTTCAACTTGTTATTCTGTTCGTTGCGCTTGTTCTGCTCGTGCTCGCCTCTGTCGGTATTGCCGCGCGAGAAGCGATGATTGTAGCCTCGCAACAAGAGTTTGATGACGCGACGCAAGCGGTGAATTATCTTCGCGTGATTCAAATCGTCTTGTTGTTGTGCGCGTTGACGCTTCTGTCGGTGCTGGCATGGATGACGCGCCATTCGTTGATGAAGCCGCTTGAAGCATTGGGCGCGGCGGCAAAAAGAATCGGGGAGAATCGGCTGGATGAGCCGATACAGGTTGAAGGTCCGGAAGAGATGCGGGAGTTATCTCAAGCAATCGATGAGATGCGCTCGCGCCTTCGCGTTGCGCAAGGGGAACTTGCCCGATGGACTGACACCTTGGAACAGCGCGTGATGCAGCGCACCCAGGAATTGGAAACGCTCAACGAGGTCAGTCGTGAAATTTCATCGCGGCTCGATATTCAACAAGTCCTGGATTCTGTCACAGAAAAAGCGCGTTCAATGCTCGGCGGCGACATTGCCTCGCTTTGCCTCGTGGATACCAACCAGCATTGGTTAAAACTCCAGGCGATCAGCGGTCCGCGGCGCGCGATTATTGGCGATACGATGCCCGCCCACGCAGACTTTGCCAATGCCGTGCTCGAAGGCGACCAGGCAATGATGTGCGGTGTAGGCGGCTGTCGTGGCGGGTGTCAAATGCTCTCGGATGAATTTCGCGCGAGTCATTTAGCCGCTCCGCTTCGTATCGGCGACCGCGTGATCGGCGCGTTGTGCGTGGGAAGTCCCGCGCAGAATCAATTCGCCGCCGAGTCTGCGAACATGCTAACCAAACTGGCGAACGTGGCCGCCATTGCGCTGGAAAATGCGCGCCTGTTCGCGCAAGCCGAACGCGCGGCAACGATGGAAGAGCGCCGCCGCGTTGCCGCGGAGATGCACGATGGCTTGGGGCAAACGCTCAGTTATCTTGGGGTAATGACCGACCAGGTTGTGGAGTTTCTTTCGGATGGGAAGGAAGGCGTGGCTTTGGAACGCCTGCGTAAAACCCGCGAGACGATCGGCAAAGCCACGAGCGATGTCCGCCGCGCCATCAACACACTGATGGATGACTCGCCCGCTCAAAAGGATTTGTGGACTCGCCTGCGCGATTCGGCGAGCGAGAACGCTTCACAACATGACCTGAAACTGGTCTGGCTTGCGGATGGCGACTCTACGCCCGAGCCTTCTCCACAGATCGCCGAGCAGGTATACAACATCACACGCGAGGCGTTGGTCAATGCGGCGCGACATGCGAACGCAAAACAAGTCCGCGTGCAGGTGGGTCGCCACGATGAAAATTATTTTGTGACCATTGAAGACGACGGCAAAGGATTCGACGCCTCCCAGCCTGCCCCAGGCGGGCACTTCGGCTTGCAGATCATGCAGGCGCGCGCCAAACACATCGGCGGACGAATCAAACTCCAGTCCGAGGTAGGACGCGGGACGCGCGTCACCTTGACCTGGTCGTAAATTTGTTCGCGCATAGGTTCTCACGGAGTAACAATAAACAATCCGTGTCCATCCGAGTAATTCGTTTAGAGATGAAACAGAAGATAAAAGATGAAACAGACTCGAGTGTTGCTGGCTGACGATCATGCCCTCTTCCGCGAGGGATTGGCTGGAATCATCAATTCGCAACCGGACTTGAAAGTGGTGGGCGAAGCAAACGACGGACTCGAAGCCCTCGTTAAGGCGCGGGAACTCAAGCCCGATCTTATCCTGATGGATGTGCAAATGCCCGGCATGGACGGCGTGGAAGCCGCGCAGCAAATAAAACTCGCCCTGCCGGAAACGATCATCGTAATGCTCACCGTGCGCGGCGACGATGAGATTCTCTTCGAAGCCCTCAAGCGCGGCGCGCAGGGTTATTTGTTGAAAGAAATCCGTTCGCAGGATTTATTGGAAATGGTGCGCGGAGCGAGGCGGGGCGAGGCGGCTCTTTCTCCGACGCTGGCTGGTCATGTGTTGGCGGAATTCCGACGGATGAGCAAATATGGCGCGGTGTATGAAAGCGACGATGGCTTGACCGAACGCGAACTTCAGGTGTTGATCAAAGTGTCTCAGGGCGCGACCGATAAAGAGATTGCCGAGGCGTTGACGATCAGCCTGAATACGGTCAAGACCCACATCCGAAATATCTTGTCGAAGTTGCATGTGTCCACGCGGCGCGAGGCGGCAAGGGTGGCGAAGACCAAGGGGTTGATGTAGGGTTTGCAGGAGGGGATGACGTTTGGAGAAGTTATTCCATTAGCCAAAGTAGTAACACGAACAGGTCGCGGGGTCGAAATAATAACCGGGTCCTTGTTGGGCGCAAATGGCATCGTTGAGTTGACAGCCCGGTTCAGCCGGGTCTGCTGGTCCAGCCGGCACGCGCGTTTGGCATAAGCCCGGCTCGTTGCCTGTTGGCTTGAAGCCCACCGCCATACGGCAGGTGTTGTCCAGTTCAAAAACGGCTTGGATCGGATAGAAGAATGGGAATTCCGGGTCAGCCGCGCCAGCCTGTTCATGGGTATAGTGGTCGCTGAAATCGAAGAGAGCCGGGTTCAGGCAACTACGCCCCGTCCACATGTTGACCATATATTCGGGCGTATTTTCCATCAGCGACCGCTTCATGGCTAACTCGACAATATTTGCATTCAGCGGCGATACGCGCGCCCAGGCTGAATCCGGGTCGTTGCCAATTCCCTGGTCGAAGACCAGGGCTTCAAATCCGTTTCCATCTGCCGCATTGTTATCGGTCATCACCGGGGTTGCATTACCCACATCGCCGTTGGTGTCGAAGTACACCTGCACGCCTTCTGTAGTCCACTCTGTGGAGGAAGGGTTGTCGGCGATCATTAGCCAATCGCCTTTGCCGTCCAAGGTGATATCCACCTGCATGGCGAAGCGGAACGGCGACTCATTTGCCGCGGAGCGATTCACCACCTGAATGGTGCCGTACACCCAGGTGTCGTCTTGATAGACGAAGGTGTCGGTGATATCCAACTCGGGAAAATAGGTCTCCATCGTCATGCCGTTGAACGGGCGTTCAAATCGCTCGAAAGTGAAGCGGTCTCCGCCGTTCGCCATTTTCTGGCTCGCAGTGGCGGAGGAATCTTGATCTCCCGCGTGACTACTGCGGTCTGGAGGCAGGGAGACGGGAATGTTCTGATGCTGGATCGGGGTTTCCGTCGGCGGGGGAGCGGGCGCCGTATCAACAATCGCAGTCAATTCTGTCGCAGGCGGTTGGGTTGAAGGAGGGGGAGTCGTTTGTGGTTCCCCTAGATTGCACGCAAGCATGGTCGCCAGGAGGAACATCAAAACCAAACCTTTATGCGTTTTTAGTTTGTGCATAAATCGCTTCTCCCAAGTGGCAGAACTTGCGGGGTTCTTACACTGTCGGTAGATCAAGAACGTAGGAGTTACGCAGTTGAACCTGTTGCGCCGTAGTTGCACTGCGGCGGCGGCAGTACAACTGCCCGCCAACCGCGTAAGTCCTGGAACATAGGTTCTTGACGCAGTTATACTGCGCAACGTCGCTTGAACTTTCGTGAGGTATCGACTGTAGATTGCACAACACGAAAATATAAGTATCGTTACTGAGCCTGCCGGAGCGGAAATTTCGTAGAGTGATCAGGAATTAGCGAGTATGAAGGCATCGGAGGTTGCGATATCGTTCTTTTTTTTCATTTCTCCGTTTTGCCGTTCTTGTTTCCCAGAGATTTGGCGGGTTGGTGTAGATACGGAGCGAGGAACTAATCCTTTTATAAAAAAGAGTGATTCTTAATCACTCTTTTTTCATTCCAAAGGCGGGGCGGGGGAGGATGGGATTACTTCGTAAATTCAGGTACTCTTGAGGCAGGCTTTGTCCGATATGCCATCCACAACGACCTCAAAACCGCGCGTCCTGTTACTCTGTTCTCAATATCTCTTCGGCGAAAGCATGGAGGCGATTCTGCGCGCGGAGGCAGAAGTGGAGCTAATTGGTCCGTGGACTCTGGACGACCAGAACATTTTCGAGCGGCTGGTTGAAGCGCGCCCGTCTGTCGTTGTCATTGCCGATGAGCGCCTTCAGAACGAGAAAGCGGCTGAATTGATGGCGACCATCATCGAAAAACATCCGAAAATATCCATGATCCGCGCCGCGTTGAGCGAGAATGTTTTCCGAATTGTTTCCACGAACACCCTGCCCGCCCGCGGCGATAACCTACTTGAGACGATCCACAGTTGTATCGCCCGAACCCAGGCGGCAGACAAGTCTGTGGATCGAGAAAAATAGTCAGGAGTGAGTGAACCCATGAATAGCAGAAGCGATAAATTTGTGAACCCAATATCCCTCGCGGTCATTTCGATCTTTGTAGCGTTACTTTTCGGGTGCGTTCCCCTATCTCAACCTGAGCCCCCGCAACCAGCGTCGGTGCAAGCCATTGCGGAAGGGGATATCGAAAACGGGCAGAAGTTGTTCATGGGCTACGCTCATTTTGAGAACGAGGGACCTCCCTGCATGGGGTGTCATAACTTGGGCGAATATGGGCTCCTCGGCGGCGGGGCTTTGGGACCCGACCTGACCAATGTATCCAGCGAACGAAGCGATATTGAACTTGCTTCGGTACTCTCCAATAATCGCTGGACCAAATCACCCGTGATGGAACCCATCTACACCCAACATCCCCTCACCGAAAACGAGCAGGCGGATCTGATCGCTTTTATGAAATCATCCGCTGGCGAACCGCAGGAAGATAAAGAGTTATTGGTGCTGGGAATCAGCATTCTCGCAACCATCGGCGCGGCAATCGTAATCGGATTTGTATATCGCAATCGCCTGCGGAGAATCCGCGCGGCGATGGTGAAGGAAGCGGAAAAGGAGTTGTTATGAACTGGATCAAAGAAATATCGAACCCGCAAGCGCGGCAGTGGGAGGAGTTTTATCGCAACCGCTGGCAGCATGATCGTGTGGTACGAAGCACGCACGGCGTGAACTGCACGGGCAGTTGCTCGTGGATGATCTATGTGAAAGACGGCATCGTCACATGGGAGATGCAAGCGTTGGATTATCCCATCTTGAAAGCGGATATCCCGCCGTACGAGCCGCGCGGATGTCAGCGTGGGATTTCGTTCTCGTGGTATCAGTACAGCCCGATCCGACTCAAGTATCCGTACATGCGCGGCGTGTTGCTGGACTTGTGGGAAAAAGCTAAAGCGGAGCACAAAGATCCCGTCGAAGCGTGGACAGCCGTCGTTGAGAATGAAGCGGGACGCAAGTCCTTTCATCAGGCGCGCGGCAAAGGTGGATTCCGCCGCGTCAAGTGGGAAGAAGCGTTGGAAGTCATCGCCGCTTCAACGATTTACACGATCAAAAAATATGGACCCGACCGCATCATCGGATTTTCGCCGATCCCCGCGATGTCCATGTTGAGTTATGCGGGCGGGAGCCGCTTCATGCAAATGCTCGGCGGCGTGAGCATGAGTTTTTACGATTGGTACAGCGACCTGCCGCCAGCCAGCCCCGAAGTGTGGGGCGAACAAACGGACGTGGCAGAAAGCGCCGATTGGTATAACTCGAAGTTCATCGCGTCGGTGGGATCGAACATGAGCATGACGCGCACGCCCGATGTGCATTTTGCGGCGGAGGCGCGACATAATGGGACGAAGCTGGTTGTGTTTGCGCCCGACTTCAGCCAGGTGGCGAAGTATGCCGATTGGTGGGTTCCGATCCATGCGGGGCAGGACGGCGCGTTTTGGATGGCGGTCAATCACGTCATCATGAACGAGTTCCACTATAAAAACCCGACTCCCTACTTTTTAAATTATCTGCGACAGTATTCCGATGCGCCGTTCCTTGTTGAACTCAACGAAGTGGACGGCAAGTATGTGCCTGGGCAAATGATCCGCGCCGCGCATGTGGAACGCACCCGCGCTGTGGAAAACGGCGAGTGGAAATTTTTGGTGTGGGATGAGATCAGCGACGCGCCGCGTATGCCGCAAGGAAGTTTGGGATTCCGTTGGCAACAACAAAAGGGACAATGGAATCTGGAACCGAAAGACGGCTTGGATGGAAGCGAGATTCGTCCGCAACTTACGTTCTTCAGCGAAGCGAGCGAGCAACTCTCTGTTTCGTTTGCGGAGTTTGGCGAAGGCAAAACGTTTCAACGCAACATGCCCGTGCGCTACATCGAAACCACCAGCGGCAAAAAGGCGGTCGTCACGATCTACGATCTGTTGATGGCGCAATACGGCGTGGGTCGCGGACTCGAAGGCGATTATCCCGCCGACTACGACGATGAAAATTTATCGTACACGCCCGCATGGCAGGAACGCTACACAGGCATTGATCGCCAAACCGTCATTCAATTTGCGCGCGAGTGGGCGACGACCGCCCTCAAGACCGAAGGCAAATGCACGGTCATCATCGGCGCGGGCGTCAATCATTGGTATCACAACAATTTAATTTATCGCGCGTGCATCGGCGCGTTGATGCTCACGGGTTGCGTGGGTCGCAACGGCGGCGGATTGAATCACTACGTCGGTCAGGAAAAACTCGCGCCCATGGCGCCGTGGGCTTCGATCGCTTTCGCATTGGATTGGCAGAAGCCGCCGCGACAAATGAACTCGCCGTCATTCCATTATGTGAACAGCGATCAATGGAGATACGAACGCCTCTTTACGGACCCTCAACCTGTTTCTCGACCCGAGTCCGAATCTCACCGCGGCATGACTCAAGAGCACACGCTCGATGCGCAAGTCCGCGCGGTGCGCATGGGATGGCTTCCGTCGTATCCGCAGTTCAACGTCAGTTCGCTGGAAATTGTCAGAAAAGCGGAGCAGGCTGGGGCGAAGTCGGATGCGGAAATTCGTCAATGGGTGGTGGAGCAATTGAAGTCGGGCGAACTTAAGTTCGCCGTACAGGATCCTGATGCTCCTGAAAATTGGCCCCGCTTGTGGTTCATCTGGCGCGGCAATGCGTTGAACGCCAGCGCGAAGGGACAGGAATATTTCTTCAAGCATTATCTCGGCACGCACAACCAACTCATTTCGGAGGAAGTGGATAAAAGTGCTTTCAAAGAAGTGACGTACCGCGAGGACGCGCCCGAAGGAAAATTTGATCTCGTCGTAGACATCAACTTCCGCATGGACACATCGGCGTTGTATTCGGATATTGTTCTGCCGACAGCGAGTTGGTATGAAAAAGATGACTTGAACACGACCGACATGCACTCGTTCATTCATCCGTTGTCTGCCGCGGTGCCGCCCTCATGGGAATCGAAAACGGATTGGGACATCTTCAAAATTCTGGCGGGCAAGGTCAGCGAGTTGGCGCAGACTCATTTGCCCGAACCCGTGCGTGACTTGGTT from Candidatus Defluviilinea gracilis carries:
- a CDS encoding nitrate reductase subunit alpha, which gives rise to MNWIKEISNPQARQWEEFYRNRWQHDRVVRSTHGVNCTGSCSWMIYVKDGIVTWEMQALDYPILKADIPPYEPRGCQRGISFSWYQYSPIRLKYPYMRGVLLDLWEKAKAEHKDPVEAWTAVVENEAGRKSFHQARGKGGFRRVKWEEALEVIAASTIYTIKKYGPDRIIGFSPIPAMSMLSYAGGSRFMQMLGGVSMSFYDWYSDLPPASPEVWGEQTDVAESADWYNSKFIASVGSNMSMTRTPDVHFAAEARHNGTKLVVFAPDFSQVAKYADWWVPIHAGQDGAFWMAVNHVIMNEFHYKNPTPYFLNYLRQYSDAPFLVELNEVDGKYVPGQMIRAAHVERTRAVENGEWKFLVWDEISDAPRMPQGSLGFRWQQQKGQWNLEPKDGLDGSEIRPQLTFFSEASEQLSVSFAEFGEGKTFQRNMPVRYIETTSGKKAVVTIYDLLMAQYGVGRGLEGDYPADYDDENLSYTPAWQERYTGIDRQTVIQFAREWATTALKTEGKCTVIIGAGVNHWYHNNLIYRACIGALMLTGCVGRNGGGLNHYVGQEKLAPMAPWASIAFALDWQKPPRQMNSPSFHYVNSDQWRYERLFTDPQPVSRPESESHRGMTQEHTLDAQVRAVRMGWLPSYPQFNVSSLEIVRKAEQAGAKSDAEIRQWVVEQLKSGELKFAVQDPDAPENWPRLWFIWRGNALNASAKGQEYFFKHYLGTHNQLISEEVDKSAFKEVTYREDAPEGKFDLVVDINFRMDTSALYSDIVLPTASWYEKDDLNTTDMHSFIHPLSAAVPPSWESKTDWDIFKILAGKVSELAQTHLPEPVRDLVAMPLQHDTPAEMAQPHIRDWGKGECEPIPGVTMPNFVVTERDYVNLGKRFISLGPKLQKEGLAIHGIHWAADDLYQELLDNKPTTTWNGQKYPSLEAARDAANIILHLAPETNGEVAYRAFQAEEERMGLKLTDLAEPTRASRVSFNDLTQQPRRLLNSPIWSGIVSDGRPYSAYTLNVDRLVPWRTLTGRQHFYLDHEGYLAHGEHLPTYKPRPDYLAFGDLDKSHKEGKTVQLNYLTPHAKWHIHSNYFDNDRMLTLSRGLEPLWISEKDAKEIGIVDNDWVEAYNDHGTTVTRAIVSARIPSGICIIYHAPERTVSVPKSPMRGNKRAGGHNSPTRIRLKSMLMVGGYGQFTYGFNYWGPTGVNRDTFILVRKLPGEPEF